Proteins encoded by one window of Danaus plexippus chromosome Z, MEX_DaPlex, whole genome shotgun sequence:
- the LOC116777859 gene encoding pancreas transcription factor 1 subunit alpha isoform X2 — protein MENANDNHCASLDTNALSLNHSVSPTSGNSSDIFLFDDSSMSDGSLYASDQENHSIPRKRSTCRRHRRRSRCPQQQIQQRQAANLRERRRMQSINDAFEGLRAHIPTLPYEKRLSKVDTLKLAIGYIGFLGELIRADRTTPETMLTGVSNNQNTDQEQKKIIIRGSNFQAHSLSWSRRGERPSGGTLHAKIWVPEDPRFFTSSTNVIEKEELR, from the exons ATGGAAAATGCAAACGATAATCACTGTGCTTCTCTGGATACCAATGCATTATCCTTAAATCATAGTGTTTCTCCGACATCCGGTAATAGTTCAGATATATTTCTCTTCGATGATTCTTCGATGTCCGACGGTAGCCTATATGCCAGCGATCAAGAAAATCATTCGATACCAAGAAAaag GTCAACATGCCGGCGCCACAGACGAAGATCGCGGTGTCCTCAACAGCAGATACAACAGCGGCAAGCAGCGAACTTGCGTGAGAGGCGTCGGATGCAGTCCATCAACGACGCCTTTGAAGGTCTTCGAGCCCACATACCGACACTTCCATACGAGAAACGGCTATCCAAAGTTGACACACTGAAACTGGCTATTGGATATATTGGTTTCTTAGGGGAATTG ATACGCGCTGATAGAACAACACCGGAAACTATGCTCACTGGCGTCTCAAATAACCAAAACACAGATCAAGAACAAAAGAAAATCATCATTAGAG GCAGCAATTTTCAAGCCCATTCGCTTTCTTGGTCGCGTAGGGGCGAAAGACCGTCCGGCGGAACTTTACACGCGAAGATATGGGTTCCAGAAGACCCTAGGTTTTTTACCTCATCCACAAATGTCATCGAAAAAGAAGAGCTCAGATAA
- the LOC116777967 gene encoding uncharacterized protein LOC116777967 has protein sequence MYILNRFLIPSNCFLIFFSFCNANNGMRSKLPRYVIEPNLKPAIFGSYSYDAVKGKFIIKAANISTTEINLTDIIFNNSTSSNNDENYRKHVSIPITTTTTKSFNWWAETRELLKNSTLFKNKFNSNKTVADVAKDKMQPL, from the exons atgtatatactcAATAGGTTCTTGATCccttcaaattgttttttaatttt TTTTAGTTTTTGCAATGCGAACAATGGCATGCGGTCGAAACTTCCTCGTTACGTGATTGAACCCAATTTGAAGCC agCAATATTTGGTTCATATAGCTACGACGCCGTGAAgggtaaatttattataaaagccgCAAACATTTCCACAACCGAAATAAATTTGActgatataatattcaataattctaCGTCCAGCAACAATGACGAGAACTATAGAAAGCATGTTAGCATACCAATCACAACGACAACAACAAAATCTTTCAACTGGTGGGCAGAAACACGAGAATTGCTCAAGAATTctacactttttaaaaataaatttaattcgaaTAAAACTGTAGCTGATGTTGCCAAAGACAAAATGCAAccgttgtaa
- the LOC116777589 gene encoding lysophospholipid acyltransferase 5 has product MIGISLSLLSWIGISPVPYAAYLIGTTEPALKLLISILLGYPLGIIYNKYIKEYKEYRHLFFIGAGLDIALYNFGLSFYHNAIPAIVIYITTKLFGPSKENAIITFIFNMTYLLIGYAQTESEDYDITWTMPHCVLTLKLIALSFDIWDGQKMKNGESLSENSKKTALTNPPTFFELIGFVYFPACFLVGPIFSFRRYIDFVSDKFPIDKEAPMLETQALKRFIQGMIYLIAFQVGISVFSMNYMLSDEFYNTSIIYRHFYSGLWAHFALYKYISCWLLTEASCIRFGLSYNGTKKTEYGEVTRWDGCNNIKLMRFEGATKFQHYIDSFNCNTNHFAAEYIYKRLKFLGNRNLSQFFTLVFLALWHGTRSGYYMTFFNEFIIIYMEKELEGILSKSDYYHKLWASPAKYLLYGILKTYTIVFMGWSLIPFDLKVFSKWWQIYASLYFSGFILFLPWALVYKPVLLKVMKMLPPHVQ; this is encoded by the exons ATGATAGGAATTTCACTTTCGCTGTTAAGTTGGATAGGTATAAGTCCTGTACCATATGCTGCTTATTTAATTGGTACAACTGAACCTGCCCTTAAGCTAttgatttctatattattaggGTATCCATTAgggattatatataataaatatatcaaagaatACAAGGAGTACAGACATCTTTTTTTCATTGGGGCTGGTCTTGATATTGCTCTCTATAACTTTGGCCtttcattttatcataatGCCATTCCtgcaatagttatttatatcacaacaaaattatttggtcCAAGTAAGGAGAAtgcaataattacatttatttttaatatgacttaTCTCTTGATTGGGTATGCACAAACGGAATCAGAAGACTATGATATCACGTGGACAATGCCACATTGTGTCTTAACATTAAAACTCATAGCTCTATCATTTGATATATGGGATGGtcagaaaatgaaaaatggaGAAAGTCTTTCTGAGAATAGTAAAAAAACGGCTCTCACAAATCCACCTACTTTCTTCGAACTTATTGGTTTTGTTTACTTCCCTGCTTGTTTCCTTGTGGGTCCCATATTTTCATTCAGAAGATATATCGACTTTGTTTCTGATAAATTCCCCATTGATAAAGAAGCACCAATGCTAGAAACACAGGCATTAAAGAGATTTATACAAGGCATGATCTATTTAATTGCTTTTCAAGTTGGCA TATCCGTTTTCAGCATGAATTACATGCTCTctgatgaattttataatacttccATAATTTATCGTCATTTCTACAGTGGATTATGGGCACATTTtgctctttataaatatatctccTGCTGGTTACTTACAGAAG CATCCTGCATAAGATTTGGTCTGTCATACAATGGCACAAAAAAGACGGAATATGGAGAAGTAACAAGATGGGATGGCTGtaacaacattaaattaatgagattCGAAGGAGCAACTAAGTTTCAGCATTATATTGACAGTTTTAATTGTAACACTAACCACTTTGCTGCAGAATACATATACAAACGTCTTAAATTTCTTGGTAACCGTAATCTTAGTCAATTTTTCACTTTAGTGTTTTTGGCTTTATGGCATGGCACACGGTCTGGTTATTATATGActtttttcaatgaatttataattatatatatggaaaaagAATTGGAAGGTATACTCTCAAAGTCAGATTACTATCATAAACTTTGGGCTTCGCCAGCAAAATACTTATTGTATGGCATTCTTAAAACTTACACTATTGTTTTCATGGGTTGGAGTTTAATTCCATTTGATCTCAAAGTATTTTCGAAATGGTGGCAAATATATGCCAGTCTCTATTTCTCAGGCTTCATACTTTTCTTGCCTTGGGCTCTAGTATATAAACCAGTGCTTTTGaaagtaatgaaaatgttacCACCACATGTGCAATAA
- the LOC133319933 gene encoding enolase-like, protein MPIKILLARQIYDATGIPTVEVDMVTELGLFRVGVPSTDEKKIAEAVQLRDNNPAEYNGMGVLNAVKNINTIIAPELIKQNLEVTLQKEIDQFMIALDGTENKSRLGANAIMCVSLVVAKAGAAKKGVPLYRHISDMAGVASIILPVPHFTILTGGVLSCNGLPFQEYCIMPTGASSFTEAMRIGTEIYQYVKKIVTAKYGVEASYVSDSGGFAVPLESHRDALVLLTDAIKQCGYFGKAEISINAAATDLFKDGAYDLEFKNPNSNPQDYMSSDKLAEVYLDNIKEFPVISVEDAFEFDDWAAWSTLTARTQNQLFGNDLTQTNLRRVGLAVEKKAGNAIGLRLNQAGTLTEVIEAYKLLKTNGFGIVVCDRWRDTDDLFLADLVVGLSAGQVKCGAPARCERIGKYNQIIRIEEELGALSKYAGKNFRGQM, encoded by the coding sequence atgccaataaaaattttactagccCGACAAATTTACGATGCAACCGGCATACCGACAGTGGAAGTGGATATGGTGACTGAACTGGGACTTTTCCGGGTCGGAGTCCCGTCAACggatgaaaagaaaatagctGAAGCTGTTCAACTACGTGATAACAACCCTGCTGAATATAATGGAATGGGTGTATTGAACGcagttaaaaacattaacactATAATTGCTCCTGagcttataaaacaaaaccttGAAGTGACCTTGCAAAAAGAAATAGACCAATTCATGATTGCTCTAGATGGAACAGAAAATAAGTCAAGACTTGGTGCAAATGCAATTATGTGCGTGTCTTTAGTAGTCGCGAAAGCTGGCGCAGCCAAGAAAGGAGTTCCTCTATATAGACATATTTCTGACATGGCTGGTGTAGCAAGTATCATATTACCAGTTCCGCATTTTACTATTTTGACGGGCGGTGTATTAAGTTGCAACGGATTACCATTTCAAGAGTACTGTATTATGCCTACAGGGGCTTCATCTTTCACTGAAGCGATGCGAATTGGAACTGAAATTTATCAATACGTGAAAAAGATAGTAACTGCAAAATATGGAGTTGAAGCCTCATACGTAAGTGACTCAGGTGGTTTTGCAGTACCATTAGAAAGTCATAGGGATGCATTGGTTTTGCTTACGGACGCGATTAAGCAGTGTGGCTATTTTGGTAAAGCAGAGATTTCTATTAATGCTGCTGCTACCGATCTTTTTAAGGACGGAGCATATGATCTTGAGTTCAAAAATCCCAACTCAAATCCCCAAGATTATATGTCATCAGACAAACTTGCTGAAGTATATTTAGATAACATAAAAGAGTTCCCCGTCATTTCAGTGGAAGACGCTTTTGAATTTGACGATTGGGCAGCTTGGTCTACTTTGACTGCGCGCACCCAAAATCAGCTCTTTGGTAATGATTTGACTCAGACTAACTTGAGAAGAGTTGGTCTTGCGGTAGAAAAAAAAGCGGGAAATGCTATAGGTCTTAGACTAAACCAAGCGGGCACTCTAACTGAGGTAATTGAAGCCTACAAGTTATTAAAGACAAATGGATTTGGCATAGTCGTATGTGACAGATGGAGAGATACGGATGATTTATTCTTAGCAGATTTAGTAGTAGGTTTGTCAGCAGGTCAGGTAAAATGTGGTGCACCAGCACGATGCGAACgtataggaaaatataatcaaataataagaattgaaGAAGAATTAGGTGCATTGTCCAAATATGCTGGAAAAAATTTTCGTGGCCAAATGTAG
- the LOC116777318 gene encoding autophagy-related protein 9A produces MAHFRRDFTYSALDNELTPPLARSVENTNSPTLITLDQEHDDATNVIIHKVPQTKSRWNHIKDLDSFFTRMYSYYVRGGFYPMIMSDFFYLLQFIFIVWFSTFLVHCVDYPRLFRNDPEANRSEKLTLNDVIFSTSVCVSHISWTWWCLITLCCIIWIMKFFISMYHLYYAYDTKLFYNNALKIKESELTWVTWSTIQDRVREAQPEHQMCVHKQEINELDIYHRILRFNNYMVAMVNKNLLPLQIHVPFIGDFHYLSRGLKWNLEFLLFYGPWESRWQLRSAYKDHTKRMLLARQLERQIILLALVNLILAPLIQAWQILYFFFNYAELIKRSPGSLGLRTWSLYARVTLRHFNELEHELRDRLNRAHKPATKYLASFSSPITTVLAKNAVFLSASVLGVLVVLSVYDEDVLTVEHVLTIITILGCVLAGARALIGEEERLGGSCGPARGEELLVQVLGHVHYLPAAWRGRAHTRHVAAHLQHMFQFRAVYILFELLSPLLCPLVLFQLRTRAVDIVDFYRNFTVSVLGIGDVCSFAQLDIRRHGHPDWQTPGKYGEKGANTQYNQGEGGKTELSLVAFSCRHPGWQPTEPTQRQFLRSLRQTMTQAIPTNNALNKTMLGSYIQQSIFGTNTPLPAVLSYYQQQRQQYRLPDMDEISDEEDAAGLSGVSALGLPDVPDETRDMSVSTLHLYDLHLSQAGRSVSACCTNNCGERRSDERRVTSEQTPLLHRP; encoded by the exons atggcaCATTTTAGACGGGATTTTACGTATAGCGCTTTAGACAACGAATTGACTCCTCCACTCGCGAGATCTGTTGAAAATACCAACAGTCCAACGTTAATTACCCTGGACCAAGAACATGACGATGCTACTAATGTTATCATCCACAAAGTACCTCAAACCAAAA gcAGATGGAATCACATAAAAGATTTAGATTCATTCTTTACTAGAATGTACAGTTATTATGTGAGAGGTGGATTTTATCCAATGATAatgtcagattttttttatttactacaatttatatttattgtttggtTTTCAACATTTCTGGTGCACTGTGTTGACTACCCAAGACTTTTTAGAAATGATCCTGAAGCGAACAGAAgtgaaaaattaactttaaatgatgtaatattttctacCTCCGTGTGTGTTAGCCACATTTCATGGACTTG GTGGTGCCTCATTACCTTATGTTGTATCATTTggataatgaaattttttatatccatgTATCACTTATACTATGCAtatgatacaaaattattttataacaatgcacttaaaattaaagag AGTGAGCTGACATGGGTGACCTGGTCGACTATACAAGACAGAGTCAGGGAAGCCCAACCTGAACACCAAATGTGTGTTCACAAGCAGGAGATTAACGAATTAGATATATATCACAGAATACtcag gtTTAACAATTACATGGTGGCtatggtaaataaaaatttacttccaCTTCAAATACATGTGCCTTTCATCGGTGACTTCCATTATTTATCGAGGGGTTTAAAATGGAATCTGGAGTTCCTGCTGTTTT ATGGCCCGTGGGAAAGTCGTTGGCAGCTTCGATCGGCCTACAAGGATCATACAAAACGAATGCTTCTAGCCAGACAGTTGGAGAGACAAATAATTCTACTAGCGTTAGTGAACTTAATACTTGCACCACTCATTCAGGCCTGGCAGATACTTTACTTCTTCTTTAACTACGCAGag CTAATAAAGCGGTCACCCGGATCGCTCGGTCTACGTACATGGTCTCTGTACGCTCGAGTGACTCTCAGACACTTCAACGAGTTAGAACACGAACTGCGGGACAGACTTAACAGAGCACACAAACCCGCAACCAAATACCTCGCCAGCTTCAGCTCGCCCATCACCACTGTTCTTGCAAA GAATGCGGTGTTTTTGTCGGCGAGTGTGCTCGGTGTACTGGTAGTGTTGTCGGTATACGACGAGGATGTTCTTACAGTGGAACATGTGCTTACCATCATTACTATACTAGGATGCGTGCTGGCTGGAGCTAG GGCGTTGATTGGTGAAGAGGAGCGTCTGGGCGGGTCCTGTGGTCCAGCTCGTGGTGAGGAACTGTTAGTACAGGTGCTAGGACACGTGCACTACCTGCCGGCGGCGTGGAGAGGCCGAGCTCACACCAGACACGTGGCCGCACATCTACAGCACATGTTCCAGTTCAGAGCG GTATACATACTTTTTGAACTATTGAGCCCTCTCCTGTGCCCTTTGGTGTTGTTCCAACTACGTACTCGCGCTGTAGATATCGTGGATTTCTATAGAAATTTCACAGTTAGTGTTCTTGGTATAGGAGACGTCTGCTCATTTGCTCAG CTCGACATTCGTCGCCATGGTCATCCTGATTGGCAGACACCCGGAAAATATGGAGaaaaag gtgCCAACACTCAGTATAACCAGGGCGAGGGTGGTAAGACGGAGCTGTCTTTAGTGGCGTTTTCATGTCGTCACCCTGGCTGGCAGCCGACTGAGCCCACACAAAGACAGTTCCTGAGATCGCTGCGTCAAACTATGACGCAGGCAATACCGACCAATAACGCCCTC AATAAAACAATGCTGGGTTCCTACATTCAACAAAGCATATTTGGTACAAATACTCCACTGCCAGCTGTTCTGTCTTACTATCAACAGCAACGTCAACAGTACAGACTTCCC GATATGGACGAGATAAGTGATGAAGAAGACGCGGCCGGGCTTTCTGGTGTCAGTGCCCTCGGGCTCCCTGATGTACCCGACGAGACAAGGGACATGTCCGTCAGCACACTGCATTTATACGATTTGCATCTATCGCag gcGGGACGAAGCGTGTCAGCGTGCTGTACGAACAACTGTGGCGAGCGCAGGAGTGACGAGCGTCGTGTGACCAGCGAGCAGACGCCACTCCTGCACCGACCATAA
- the LOC116777953 gene encoding selenoprotein K-like → MVYVKGDGTVVNRRDFSIFGWFWGIVNFFYLLFQTLINPNFNKHGDKYVRDFRPPGSGPPKPPSRKFGGFGPSGSGPAPPPMGGGCGCG, encoded by the exons atgGTGTACGTTAAAGGAG ATGGAACAGTGGTGAATAGAAGAGATTTCAGTATATTTGGATGGTTTTGGGGAattgttaatttcttttatctgCT ttttcaGACACTCATAAATCCTAACTTCAACAAACATGGCGACAAATATGTAAGAGACTTCCGACCTCCTGGCAGTGG GCCTCCGAAACCTCCATCAAGGAAATTTGGTGGGTTTGGCCCTTCGGGTTCTGGTCCCGCCCCACCCCCAATGGGAGGTGGATGTGGTTGTGGATGA
- the LOC116777859 gene encoding basic helix-loop-helix transcription factor amos isoform X1, with the protein MENANDNHCASLDTNALSLNHSVSPTSGNSSDIFLFDDSSMSDGSLYASDQENHSIPRKRSTCRRHRRRSRCPQQQIQQRQAANLRERRRMQSINDAFEGLRAHIPTLPYEKRLSKVDTLKLAIGYIGFLGELIRADRTTPETMLTGVSNNQNTDQEQKKIIIRAIFKPIRFLGRVGAKDRPAELYTRRYGFQKTLGFLPHPQMSSKKKSSDKNTSSIPLPDLLCLDLHWKRIYRKTICSNNLRVRIN; encoded by the exons ATGGAAAATGCAAACGATAATCACTGTGCTTCTCTGGATACCAATGCATTATCCTTAAATCATAGTGTTTCTCCGACATCCGGTAATAGTTCAGATATATTTCTCTTCGATGATTCTTCGATGTCCGACGGTAGCCTATATGCCAGCGATCAAGAAAATCATTCGATACCAAGAAAaag GTCAACATGCCGGCGCCACAGACGAAGATCGCGGTGTCCTCAACAGCAGATACAACAGCGGCAAGCAGCGAACTTGCGTGAGAGGCGTCGGATGCAGTCCATCAACGACGCCTTTGAAGGTCTTCGAGCCCACATACCGACACTTCCATACGAGAAACGGCTATCCAAAGTTGACACACTGAAACTGGCTATTGGATATATTGGTTTCTTAGGGGAATTG ATACGCGCTGATAGAACAACACCGGAAACTATGCTCACTGGCGTCTCAAATAACCAAAACACAGATCAAGAACAAAAGAAAATCATCATTAGAG CAATTTTCAAGCCCATTCGCTTTCTTGGTCGCGTAGGGGCGAAAGACCGTCCGGCGGAACTTTACACGCGAAGATATGGGTTCCAGAAGACCCTAGGTTTTTTACCTCATCCACAAATGTCATCGAAAAAGAAGAGCTCAGATAAAAATACCTCAAGTATACCTTTACCTGACTTATTATGTCTTGATCTCCATTGGAAGCGAATTTACAGGAAAACTATATGTAGTAACAATTTGAGAGTACggataaattga
- the LOC116777966 gene encoding dephospho-CoA kinase domain-containing protein translates to MFIVGLTGGIATGKSTVLQIFRENGVAVIDADEVARKVLDPGTKGWEELKKCFGNEVLLPDGRVNRLKLGELIFDDKEKRRQLNAITHPKIQVAMLKMAFRYFFSGHSYVVMEVPLLFETGKMLNFMHKIITVVCEDHQQLERLCKRSDISEKVALKRIKTQMPLEKKVANSHFVIDNSGDKDSTFRQTESIIRVLRRSKFTWYFRAILLITLLSIVFGVAHITTNMLQNKT, encoded by the exons atgtttattgtggGCCTTACTGGAGGTATCGCTACTGGAAAAAGCACTGTCCTTCAAATATTTCGTGAAAATGGTGTAGCTGTGATAGACGCTGATGAAGTTGCAAGGAAAG TTTTAGATCCAGGAACCAAGGGTTGGGAGGAATTAAAGAAATGCTTTGGCAATGAGGTATTGCTGCCAGATGGAAGAGtgaatagattaaaattagGAGAATTAATCTTTGATGATAAGGAAAAACGTCGTCAACTTAATGCCATAACCCACCCAAAAATACAGGTTGCAATGCTGAAAATGgctttcagatattttttttctggcCACTCATATGTTGTAATGGAGGTGCCATTGCTGTTTGAAACTGGAAAAATGTTAAACTTCATGCATAAAATAATCACTGTCGTTTG tgaGGACCACCAACAGTTGGAAAGACTTTGCAAAAGAAGCGATATCTCAGAAAAAGTTGCATTGAAGAGGATAAAAACTCAAATGCCATTGGAAAAAAAAGTTGCTAATTCACATTTCGTAATAGACAACTCCGGCGACAAAGATAGCACATTCAGACAAACAGAGAGTATCATACGTGTATTAAGACGTTCAAAATTTACATG GTACTTTCGGGCCATATTATTGATAACTCTTCTCTCCATTGTATTTGGTGTTGCGCATATAACAACGAacatgttacaaaataaaacataa